A section of the Flavobacterium ardleyense genome encodes:
- the hisB gene encoding bifunctional histidinol-phosphatase/imidazoleglycerol-phosphate dehydratase HisB: MTKKVLFIDRDGTIIIEPEDFQIDSFEKLEFLPNAISNLARIAKELDYELVMVSNQDGLGTDSFPEDTFWPVQNMILKTLENEGVKFADIYIDPSFEYENKPTRKPETGLLGKYIYGNYDLANSFVIGDRLTDVKLAENLACQSIFISADKSQNATLTTMDWNEIYRYLKGVPRIGKVNRKTLETDILVEVNLDGSGKSSIDTGLPFFDHMLEQISKHGNLDLKIKVYGDLQIDEHHTIEDTAIALGDAFLQALGTKKAIDRYGFLLPMDDCLAQVAIDFGGRPWLVWDAEFKREKVGDMPTELFSHFFKSFSDQARCNLNIKVEGENEHHKIESIFKAFAKALKMAVAKTENFNIPSTKGTL, encoded by the coding sequence ATGACTAAAAAAGTATTATTTATAGACCGCGACGGGACAATTATTATAGAGCCCGAAGATTTTCAGATTGATAGTTTTGAGAAATTAGAATTTTTGCCAAATGCTATTTCGAATCTCGCTCGCATCGCTAAAGAACTTGATTACGAATTAGTAATGGTGAGTAATCAAGATGGTTTGGGAACGGATTCTTTCCCCGAAGATACATTTTGGCCAGTTCAGAATATGATTCTGAAAACCTTGGAAAACGAAGGAGTAAAATTCGCTGATATTTATATCGATCCATCATTTGAATACGAAAATAAGCCAACTCGCAAACCCGAAACAGGATTGCTCGGAAAGTACATTTATGGGAATTATGATCTTGCAAATTCCTTTGTAATTGGAGATAGATTGACCGACGTGAAACTTGCGGAAAATCTTGCGTGCCAGTCAATTTTTATCAGTGCTGATAAATCACAAAATGCGACTTTGACCACGATGGATTGGAATGAAATCTATCGATATCTAAAAGGAGTTCCGAGAATTGGAAAAGTGAATCGCAAAACTTTGGAAACGGATATTTTAGTAGAAGTGAATTTGGATGGAAGCGGGAAATCGTCAATTGATACAGGTTTGCCATTTTTTGATCATATGCTTGAACAAATTTCGAAACACGGAAATTTAGATTTAAAAATCAAAGTTTATGGCGATTTACAAATTGATGAGCACCACACAATCGAAGATACTGCAATTGCTTTAGGTGATGCTTTTCTGCAAGCTTTAGGGACAAAAAAGGCGATTGATAGATATGGTTTTCTGTTGCCAATGGACGATTGTTTGGCTCAGGTTGCAATTGATTTCGGCGGTAGGCCTTGGCTGGTTTGGGATGCAGAATTCAAAAGAGAAAAAGTTGGAGATATGCCAACCGAATTATTTTCGCATTTTTTTAAATCTTTTAGCGATCAGGCGCGATGCAATTTAAACATCAAAGTTGAAGGTGAAAATGAACACCACAAAATTGAATCAATCTTTAAGGCTTTCGCGAAAGCGCTAAAAATGGCCGTTGCAAAAACGGAGAATTTCAACATTCCAAGTACAAAAGGAACATTATGA
- the hisC gene encoding histidinol-phosphate transaminase: MKSNIQKLVRNNILNLAPYSSARDEYTGKEGVFLDANENPFGDYNRYPDPDQTELKQRLAEIKKVDAKKIFLGNGSDEVIDLAFRIFCEPNQDKALTFTPTYGMYEVSANINSVELIKLPLNPEFQIDRKTIEPYLLDENLKLIFICSPNNPTGNLIKTDDIKFILDNFGGIVIIDEAYIDFAEQESFIKELENHPNLIISQTLSKAWGLAGLRLGIAVMNEEILSYYKKVKSPYNISSVNQKVALQALSNEKEFQNNVTIILREKSKLIKELQSLKIVRKIYPSDANFILVEVNNANEVYSKLISKQIIIRNRDSVIKNCIRITVGSAEENQKLFNALKLISND; the protein is encoded by the coding sequence ATGAAAAGTAATATTCAAAAACTAGTTCGGAATAACATCCTAAATCTTGCTCCATATTCGAGCGCTAGGGACGAATATACTGGAAAAGAAGGTGTTTTTCTGGATGCAAACGAAAACCCCTTTGGCGATTACAATCGCTATCCAGACCCAGATCAAACCGAATTAAAACAGCGTTTGGCTGAAATCAAAAAGGTTGATGCGAAAAAGATTTTTCTAGGAAATGGAAGTGACGAAGTTATTGATTTGGCTTTCCGAATCTTCTGCGAACCCAATCAAGATAAAGCGCTGACTTTTACGCCAACCTACGGGATGTATGAAGTTTCGGCAAATATTAATTCGGTCGAACTGATTAAGCTTCCGCTAAATCCAGAATTTCAAATCGACAGAAAAACTATTGAACCGTATCTTTTAGATGAAAATTTAAAGTTGATTTTTATTTGCTCGCCAAATAATCCAACTGGAAATTTAATCAAAACTGACGACATCAAATTTATTTTAGACAACTTCGGGGGAATTGTAATCATCGACGAAGCGTATATTGATTTTGCTGAACAAGAATCTTTTATAAAGGAATTAGAAAACCATCCCAACTTGATAATATCCCAAACTCTCAGCAAAGCGTGGGGATTAGCAGGACTTAGATTGGGAATTGCCGTAATGAACGAGGAAATTTTGTCCTATTATAAAAAAGTAAAATCACCTTATAATATCAGTTCAGTCAACCAAAAGGTTGCTTTGCAAGCACTTTCTAATGAAAAGGAATTTCAGAATAATGTGACTATTATTTTACGAGAGAAATCTAAGCTGATTAAAGAGCTTCAATCCTTAAAAATAGTTCGAAAAATATATCCTTCAGATGCGAATTTCATTTTAGTGGAAGTAAATAATGCCAACGAAGTTTATTCCAAATTAATTTCGAAACAAATCATTATTCGCAATCGAGATTCGGTAATCAAAAACTGCATCCGAATCACCGTCGGATCTGCTGAAGAAAATCAAAAATTGTTCAATGCCCTAAAACTAATTTCAAATGACTAA
- the hisD gene encoding histidinol dehydrogenase — protein MKIYKNPAQEDWEALSQRPSFKSEDLGKKVQGIINEVKKNGDQALRDFSLKFDGVNLEDLKVNPSEIETAKNEVSSELKEAISIASDNIRKFHSSQKSSEAKVETMPGVLCWRENVAIENVGLYIPGGTAPLFSTILMLGIPAKLAGCGRIILCTPSDKNGKINSAILYTASSLGITEIYKIGGAQAIAAMAFGTESIKKVNKIFGPGNQYVMKAKELVQQSGVAIDLPAGPSEVLVIADSNADPEFVASDLLSQAEHGADSQVVLLTNDKSLPQKVSEAIERQLQDLPRAEFIKKSLGNSFLVVFNSIADCIDFSNVYAPEHLILAIDYPESYTTQILNAGSVFLGNYSCESAGDYASGTNHTLPTSGYAKSYSGVSLDSFVKKITFQKITKKGLQNIGKTIEVMAKAEELFAHKNAVSIRLKKIINEK, from the coding sequence ATGAAAATATATAAAAATCCAGCACAAGAAGATTGGGAAGCTTTAAGCCAACGACCAAGTTTTAAATCTGAAGATTTGGGGAAAAAAGTTCAAGGAATTATCAATGAAGTTAAGAAGAACGGCGACCAAGCGTTAAGAGATTTTTCGCTGAAATTTGATGGAGTAAATCTTGAAGATTTGAAAGTTAATCCTTCAGAAATTGAAACTGCAAAAAATGAAGTTTCTTCCGAATTAAAAGAAGCGATTTCGATTGCCTCCGATAATATTCGAAAATTTCACAGTTCTCAAAAATCATCCGAAGCAAAGGTCGAAACAATGCCTGGAGTTCTTTGTTGGAGAGAAAATGTCGCCATCGAAAATGTAGGACTATACATTCCTGGCGGAACCGCTCCTTTATTTTCTACCATATTGATGCTAGGAATTCCTGCGAAGTTAGCAGGTTGTGGCCGAATTATTTTATGCACACCTTCCGATAAAAACGGGAAAATTAATTCAGCTATTTTATACACTGCTTCATCCCTTGGTATAACTGAAATTTATAAAATCGGCGGTGCTCAAGCAATTGCCGCAATGGCTTTTGGAACTGAAAGCATCAAGAAAGTGAATAAGATTTTCGGCCCTGGAAACCAATATGTGATGAAAGCGAAAGAACTGGTTCAGCAAAGTGGCGTTGCCATCGATTTACCCGCTGGTCCAAGTGAAGTTTTGGTCATTGCAGATTCTAATGCAGATCCAGAATTTGTAGCTTCTGATTTACTGAGTCAGGCCGAGCACGGCGCGGATAGTCAAGTGGTTTTGCTTACCAACGATAAATCTTTGCCGCAAAAAGTTAGTGAAGCGATTGAGCGACAACTTCAAGATTTACCTAGAGCTGAATTTATCAAGAAATCGTTGGGAAATAGCTTTTTAGTAGTTTTTAATTCGATTGCAGATTGTATTGATTTTTCTAATGTTTACGCGCCCGAGCACTTAATTTTGGCTATTGATTATCCTGAAAGTTATACCACTCAAATTCTAAATGCAGGATCGGTATTTCTCGGGAATTACAGCTGTGAAAGTGCAGGCGATTACGCCAGCGGAACTAATCATACTTTGCCAACAAGTGGTTATGCCAAAAGTTACAGCGGAGTGTCTTTAGATAGTTTTGTGAAGAAAATCACCTTCCAAAAAATCACTAAGAAAGGACTTCAAAATATTGGAAAAACCATCGAAGTAATGGCCAAAGCAGAGGAATTATTCGCTCACAAAAATGCCGTAAGCATTAGACTTAAAAAGATTATAAATGAAAAGTAA
- the hisG gene encoding ATP phosphoribosyltransferase — MSKLKIAIQKSGRLSENSLRLIQECGIKIPNGGGKLITESTNFPVEILFLRDDDIPQYVEQKVADIGIIGENVLIETRKNLVVIQKLGFSACRLSLAVAKEVDYKDLSYFNGKKVATSYPSILEDYFQENNIKATIEFISGSVEIATGIGLADGICDIVSSGSTLFSNGLKEVEKVLSSQAVLVAAEKLDSEKQQILDKLLFRIRSVQKAKESKYILLNAPNQNLERIIKILPGMNSPTILPLAQEGWSSLHSVISEDKFWDIIEELKGAGAEGILVVPIEKMIL, encoded by the coding sequence ATGAGTAAATTAAAAATTGCAATTCAAAAAAGTGGTCGATTAAGCGAAAATTCTCTTCGTCTTATTCAAGAATGCGGAATCAAAATTCCAAACGGCGGTGGTAAATTAATAACCGAATCAACAAATTTTCCTGTCGAAATCTTATTTCTAAGAGACGATGATATTCCGCAATATGTCGAGCAAAAAGTCGCGGATATTGGAATTATTGGCGAGAATGTTTTAATAGAAACTAGAAAGAACCTAGTTGTAATTCAGAAATTAGGATTTTCTGCTTGCCGTTTAAGTTTGGCGGTTGCCAAAGAAGTTGATTATAAAGACTTAAGCTACTTTAACGGTAAAAAAGTCGCGACTTCCTATCCAAGTATCTTAGAGGACTATTTCCAAGAAAATAATATCAAAGCGACGATCGAATTCATCTCCGGAAGTGTCGAAATAGCCACAGGAATTGGTCTGGCTGATGGAATTTGTGATATTGTTAGTAGCGGAAGTACGTTGTTTTCGAATGGATTAAAAGAGGTTGAGAAAGTGCTAAGCAGTCAAGCTGTTTTAGTTGCTGCAGAGAAATTAGATTCTGAGAAACAGCAAATTCTAGATAAGCTTTTATTCCGAATCAGATCCGTTCAAAAAGCAAAAGAAAGCAAGTACATTTTGCTAAATGCGCCCAATCAAAATTTAGAAAGAATCATCAAAATTCTACCTGGAATGAACAGCCCGACGATTTTGCCTTTGGCTCAAGAAGGCTGGAGCAGCTTGCATTCGGTAATTTCCGAAGATAAGTTTTGGGATATAATCGAAGAATTAAAAGGCGCCGGTGCCGAAGGAATTTTGGTTGTTCCAATTGAAAAAATGATTCTCTAA
- a CDS encoding PAS domain S-box protein — translation MVKIQLNPEHFTGANAAHYQLFESALYDGFCYCEKFHFNEFHFSEKFKIRLGYEATSALELGDIFTFDDIAIFLDMLSVKDENAEIAQTKDLKVLIKSGAFVWMQCQVYSAPSNDENLHLLFAGFRDIQRSKVSEIDEIIRYQRTDEILNAASVGTWQYHLKTGEKIWSNHLSEIIGYTVSEIEDPKSDFWLAFSSKGEGAKLQQLFDDHIDNKLPDVRYEIRLKHKFGHYIWIIIVGKVISFSQEQEAEWLGGIVYDITQRKNREENSLKYEDLIPQVNKAAQIGIWEVDLATNEVYFSDELKKIYGIPLSFEPSYEYSIEFINEGENRQKMLDAVSGAIERGINYDIEVEATNRKGENVWIRARGFSEFIAGKCTRFYGFLQDITERKIANRELALKDELFKKTFFYAPFGMAITDLEGKISQSNSDLCTIFGYNKLEMIGRRLREFSFPEDKNVTNGLIASLLNRKCESFKVDKRYIHKSGSIIWAQVSVSAIKNEVGKITNFVAQIQDISERKRDELLLINYKALLERSNYVAKIGSWEIDVEDGTVSWSASLRSIINTREDSAPTFENSVEHLIADEDKELINHTIKNALALGKNFDIQVRVKDFHGVYKWVRMVGISEYYDGKCQRLYGLIQDINDLKQAQHDSAAKEELWRTTFNYANAGIALINFDGQPYKVNQSICEIFGYTIQEMQNVRIKDLSLPEDLQDNIIRMKELISGTTTHFNTEMRFFHKDKHIIWTNVTVSAVRNDYDHFTHMVAQVIDITKSKTNELLLKKYKEILDRSNEVAKIGSWEYNPRTLLLLLSKNLHSLLGTNENGTSYGCGLLNDFIFEDDQKHINKLIGEALKEGNNFDIELELKTSSGLRWMRIIAISNFENGSCNLLHGLVQDIHEIKLAQMEIQLREQEFRQSFWYASTGMALVDLEGRIVRANPSLCETLGYTMQELIEIDKVFLSNSDDAEITTLLIEELASGKRDSFEQEKRYYHKNKNIIWAILSMSAVKSDKGETTHYVVLVTDITDKKMLTESLKEHNNRLQNYAHIVSHNLRSHTGNLMMLLELSEIDNEQKINQELFEHMKSAATNMSETVSHLSEIVEIQNLIKNTLVAQNLQKRVKRALENVQATISQINGKIIINVSEDLMVYAIPSYLDSILLNILTNAIKYRSNERPLIIKIVAERINGRTNLNFIDNGLGIDLEKCGSKIFGMYKTFHEHKDARGIGLFMTKNQLEAMDGGISVQSKPDVGSTFTIYFKNENN, via the coding sequence TTGGTAAAAATACAGTTAAATCCAGAACATTTTACAGGCGCTAATGCAGCTCACTATCAATTATTTGAGTCTGCGTTATATGATGGTTTTTGCTACTGTGAAAAGTTTCATTTTAACGAATTTCATTTTAGTGAAAAATTTAAAATTCGACTTGGTTACGAGGCAACTTCCGCACTTGAACTGGGAGATATTTTCACGTTTGATGATATTGCAATTTTTCTTGATATGCTTTCGGTCAAGGATGAAAACGCAGAAATAGCACAGACAAAGGACTTGAAGGTTTTAATTAAATCTGGCGCTTTTGTTTGGATGCAGTGTCAGGTATATTCAGCACCGAGCAATGATGAAAATTTGCACTTACTATTCGCAGGTTTTAGAGACATTCAGCGCTCAAAAGTTTCTGAAATTGATGAAATTATTAGATACCAAAGGACTGATGAAATTCTAAATGCAGCCTCGGTGGGAACTTGGCAATATCATTTAAAGACCGGTGAAAAAATTTGGAGCAACCACTTATCTGAAATAATTGGCTACACCGTTTCAGAAATCGAAGATCCAAAAAGTGATTTTTGGCTAGCCTTTTCAAGCAAGGGAGAGGGCGCTAAATTGCAGCAACTTTTTGACGATCATATTGATAATAAACTACCAGATGTCCGATACGAGATTCGGTTAAAACATAAATTTGGCCATTATATTTGGATAATTATTGTTGGAAAAGTTATTAGTTTTTCTCAGGAGCAAGAAGCAGAATGGTTGGGCGGAATAGTTTATGACATTACTCAGAGGAAAAATAGAGAAGAAAACTCTCTAAAATATGAAGATTTGATTCCGCAGGTGAACAAAGCTGCTCAAATTGGAATTTGGGAGGTAGATTTGGCAACCAATGAAGTTTATTTTAGCGACGAATTAAAGAAAATTTATGGCATTCCACTTTCTTTTGAACCTTCTTACGAGTACAGCATTGAATTTATAAATGAGGGTGAAAACCGGCAGAAAATGCTTGATGCAGTATCTGGTGCAATTGAGCGTGGTATTAATTATGACATTGAAGTTGAAGCTACTAACAGAAAAGGTGAGAATGTTTGGATACGCGCTAGAGGATTTTCGGAATTTATTGCAGGTAAGTGCACTCGATTTTATGGTTTTTTACAAGATATAACTGAGAGAAAAATCGCAAATAGAGAACTTGCGCTAAAGGATGAATTATTTAAGAAGACATTTTTTTATGCACCTTTCGGCATGGCAATCACAGATTTAGAGGGAAAAATCTCCCAATCAAATAGTGATCTATGTACAATTTTTGGCTATAATAAACTTGAAATGATCGGTAGGCGACTTAGGGAATTTTCGTTTCCTGAGGATAAAAATGTTACAAATGGACTGATTGCGTCATTACTGAATCGAAAATGCGAAAGTTTTAAGGTAGATAAACGATATATCCATAAAAGTGGTTCGATAATTTGGGCACAAGTATCGGTGTCTGCAATAAAAAATGAGGTAGGAAAGATTACCAATTTTGTTGCACAGATACAAGATATTTCAGAAAGGAAAAGAGACGAGCTGCTTTTAATAAACTATAAAGCTCTCTTGGAACGCTCTAATTACGTAGCAAAAATTGGTTCATGGGAGATTGATGTTGAGGACGGTACTGTAAGTTGGAGTGCGTCTCTGCGTAGTATTATAAACACTCGAGAAGACAGTGCACCTACGTTTGAAAATTCTGTTGAGCATCTAATTGCGGATGAGGATAAAGAGCTCATTAATCATACAATTAAAAATGCGCTAGCATTAGGTAAAAACTTCGACATTCAAGTAAGAGTAAAGGATTTTCACGGAGTCTATAAGTGGGTTCGTATGGTTGGAATTTCAGAATATTATGATGGCAAATGTCAACGGTTGTACGGATTAATACAGGATATCAATGACCTAAAGCAAGCTCAACATGATAGTGCTGCTAAAGAAGAGTTATGGCGGACCACTTTTAATTACGCAAATGCTGGTATAGCTTTAATAAATTTTGATGGACAACCCTATAAAGTAAATCAGAGTATTTGCGAAATTTTTGGATATACAATTCAAGAAATGCAGAATGTGAGAATTAAAGATCTATCTCTGCCCGAAGACCTCCAAGATAACATTATTAGAATGAAGGAGCTTATAAGTGGTACTACCACACATTTTAATACAGAAATGCGCTTTTTTCATAAAGATAAACATATCATTTGGACAAATGTTACAGTATCTGCTGTACGAAACGATTATGACCATTTTACACATATGGTAGCTCAAGTGATAGATATCACCAAATCAAAAACCAATGAATTACTTTTAAAGAAATATAAAGAAATTCTTGATCGATCCAATGAGGTCGCAAAAATTGGATCTTGGGAATATAACCCTAGAACCCTACTGCTACTTTTGAGCAAAAATCTTCATTCTCTATTAGGTACAAATGAGAATGGTACCTCATATGGGTGCGGACTTTTGAATGATTTTATTTTTGAAGATGATCAAAAACATATAAATAAGTTAATTGGTGAAGCCCTAAAAGAAGGCAATAATTTTGATATTGAGCTCGAACTAAAAACATCTTCTGGTCTGCGATGGATGCGGATAATCGCAATCTCTAATTTTGAAAATGGTAGTTGTAATTTATTGCATGGACTAGTGCAGGATATACATGAAATTAAACTTGCTCAGATGGAAATTCAGCTTAGAGAGCAAGAATTTCGTCAGAGTTTTTGGTATGCTTCCACGGGTATGGCTTTAGTAGATCTCGAAGGTCGGATAGTTCGAGCAAATCCATCTCTATGCGAAACATTGGGTTATACAATGCAGGAGCTAATAGAAATCGACAAAGTGTTCCTTTCAAATTCCGACGATGCCGAGATTACGACTCTTTTGATTGAAGAGCTCGCAAGTGGCAAACGCGATAGTTTTGAGCAGGAAAAAAGATATTATCATAAGAATAAAAATATAATTTGGGCAATTTTGTCGATGTCTGCTGTTAAAAGTGACAAAGGCGAAACCACGCATTATGTAGTCTTAGTGACTGATATAACAGACAAGAAAATGTTAACAGAAAGTTTAAAGGAACATAACAATCGGCTGCAAAATTATGCGCATATTGTGTCGCACAATTTAAGATCTCACACAGGAAATTTGATGATGTTATTAGAATTAAGTGAAATTGACAACGAACAGAAGATCAATCAGGAATTATTTGAACATATGAAGTCAGCGGCAACTAATATGAGTGAAACTGTCTCTCATTTGAGTGAAATTGTTGAAATTCAAAATTTAATAAAAAACACTCTTGTAGCACAAAATTTACAAAAACGGGTTAAGAGGGCCTTAGAGAATGTACAAGCTACAATCAGTCAGATAAATGGTAAAATTATAATCAACGTCAGTGAAGATTTGATGGTTTATGCTATTCCGTCTTATCTTGATAGCATTTTATTAAATATATTAACGAATGCAATTAAATACCGATCAAATGAGCGACCTTTAATTATTAAAATAGTGGCGGAACG